Proteins encoded by one window of Halobacteriovoraceae bacterium:
- a CDS encoding methyl-accepting chemotaxis protein, with protein sequence MKKNQLSLKVQISLLVGIPLLVCLFLLGHNLSNINSSYYEYHKIDGHIIIVKNISDVVDGLQVERGLSAAFINGTDNQTKLISHRQHVDSLISEFKDKLSSLDNISDDKQLKDYLSELSKLASYRQWVDGKNEIQTHLKNYSGLIFKLLSHYTYIGKLSKNLGFTDSMLSLRILEEGKENLGKLRANLSGVFSKNTAIDEKKKNTLINLYVGVNSNLKSPIVNLSKANQRIVNGLYEQANFITINEKYNLALERAEKGNFNVDVVKFFTVISSAVNDLKVLVDTELEYINEKIIQETISEKRQSLIWMTVLSILGFVAITLVCFFTIKKLNNLLTHLISDLKKSYNVVSRESKGLAENSMRLAELSTENSSAIQETASSIEEISSMVRNNVSEAEKSKEISDEASKISNIVGQKMNELTGSMNSIIKSNEEISGLIKIFDEISSKTKIIDDIVFQTKILSFNASVEAERAGEHGRGFSVVASEVSNLALLSGKAAKEISSIVKDSTKAAEKVASENKERVLHGNEILIDVKKSIEEVINGLEKINKNADQILVSSKDQADGIEQVNEAVSELDLATQQNVSLSDKSSLSGQELSKQAQQLGAVVQKLTDLVQGEDLNGLNKTLTDNDSISSPNSVLEFKNKIEYDHNHSAQVAGSDIVSNEDEWNKL encoded by the coding sequence ATGAAAAAGAATCAATTATCATTAAAAGTACAGATCTCTCTATTAGTAGGAATACCACTACTTGTGTGTTTATTTTTACTTGGACACAATTTATCAAATATAAATAGTAGCTATTACGAGTATCACAAAATTGATGGACATATCATTATAGTAAAAAACATTTCAGATGTTGTAGATGGCCTTCAAGTTGAAAGAGGTTTATCAGCTGCGTTCATAAATGGTACAGATAATCAAACAAAATTAATAAGTCATAGACAACATGTCGACTCATTAATTTCTGAATTTAAAGACAAATTATCGAGTCTAGATAACATCAGTGATGATAAACAACTAAAAGATTATCTAAGCGAATTAAGTAAATTAGCAAGTTACAGACAATGGGTAGATGGGAAAAACGAGATACAAACACATTTAAAAAATTATTCGGGACTAATATTTAAATTACTTTCTCATTATACTTATATAGGAAAATTGTCAAAAAATTTAGGCTTTACTGATAGTATGCTTAGTTTAAGAATTTTAGAAGAAGGAAAAGAAAATTTAGGAAAATTAAGAGCAAATTTATCTGGTGTATTTTCAAAAAATACTGCAATAGATGAGAAAAAGAAAAATACTCTTATAAATTTATACGTGGGTGTCAACTCCAACCTTAAGTCTCCAATTGTAAATCTATCCAAAGCAAATCAAAGAATTGTAAATGGACTCTATGAACAAGCAAATTTTATTACTATAAATGAAAAATACAATTTAGCATTAGAACGAGCAGAAAAGGGAAATTTTAATGTCGATGTGGTTAAATTTTTTACTGTTATTTCGTCGGCAGTAAATGATTTAAAAGTTCTTGTTGATACAGAATTGGAATATATTAATGAAAAAATAATTCAAGAAACTATTTCAGAAAAAAGACAATCACTTATTTGGATGACTGTTTTAAGTATTTTAGGATTCGTTGCGATTACACTTGTATGTTTTTTCACGATTAAAAAACTTAATAATTTACTTACTCATCTGATTTCAGATTTGAAAAAGAGTTATAATGTTGTCTCAAGAGAGTCTAAAGGTCTTGCTGAAAATAGTATGAGATTAGCTGAATTATCCACTGAAAATTCTAGTGCTATTCAAGAAACAGCGTCCTCTATTGAAGAAATTTCATCAATGGTCAGAAACAATGTGAGTGAAGCAGAAAAATCTAAGGAAATTTCTGACGAGGCCTCAAAAATTTCAAATATAGTCGGACAAAAGATGAATGAATTAACGGGGTCAATGAATAGCATTATAAAAAGTAATGAAGAAATATCGGGATTAATTAAAATATTTGATGAAATTTCATCAAAGACAAAAATTATAGATGATATTGTTTTTCAAACTAAAATTCTCTCTTTCAATGCATCTGTAGAGGCAGAAAGGGCCGGAGAGCATGGAAGAGGTTTTAGCGTCGTTGCAAGTGAAGTAAGTAATCTGGCCCTATTAAGTGGTAAGGCCGCGAAAGAAATTTCTTCAATTGTCAAAGATAGCACAAAAGCAGCTGAAAAAGTTGCAAGTGAAAACAAAGAAAGAGTTCTACATGGTAATGAAATCTTAATAGATGTAAAGAAATCAATTGAGGAAGTTATTAATGGACTTGAAAAAATCAATAAAAATGCTGATCAAATACTTGTTTCGTCTAAGGATCAAGCTGATGGTATAGAACAAGTAAACGAGGCCGTAAGCGAGTTAGATCTTGCAACACAACAAAATGTGTCTTTATCGGATAAGTCATCTTTATCAGGACAAGAACTTTCTAAACAGGCTCAGCAATTAGGCGCTGTTGTTCAAAAATTAACTGATTTAGTTCAAGGTGAAGATTTAAATGGATTAAATAAGACATTGACTGATAATGATTCGATAAGTTCTCCAAATAGTGTTTTAGAATTTAAAAATAAAATTGAATATGATCACAACCACTCAGCTCAAGTTGCTGGAAGTGACATTGTATCAAATGAAGACGAATGGAATAAACTCTAG
- a CDS encoding response regulator, with product MYIINEGLNLLIVDDEESLRSILNDILSKEFENIFEASDGDIAIEILKNNKVDIILTDINMPNVSGIELFDFVLEKKIDVELLFITGFADKKMSQLMMRKGAFDVIEKPFEEDLVLGRVKNAKFKLVRRRLEMILLESIAKMLNFKSPSGTALVSDSKRIEYFRALIGLMEVKNRKIS from the coding sequence ATTTATATTATTAATGAAGGTCTTAATCTCCTTATTGTAGATGATGAAGAAAGTCTAAGAAGTATTTTAAATGATATTCTTTCAAAAGAATTTGAAAACATATTTGAAGCAAGTGATGGAGATATAGCAATTGAAATTCTAAAAAATAATAAGGTAGACATTATCTTGACAGACATCAATATGCCTAATGTAAGTGGAATTGAGTTATTTGATTTTGTCTTAGAAAAAAAAATAGATGTCGAACTCTTATTTATTACAGGATTTGCAGATAAAAAGATGAGTCAACTGATGATGAGAAAAGGCGCTTTCGATGTTATTGAAAAACCGTTTGAAGAGGATTTAGTACTTGGACGTGTGAAAAATGCTAAATTCAAACTTGTAAGAAGAAGACTTGAAATGATTTTATTAGAATCAATTGCGAAGATGTTAAATTTTAAATCTCCTTCAGGCACTGCGCTTGTCTCAGATAGCAAAAGAATTGAATATTTTAGAGCTCTCATAGGCCTAATGGAAGTAAAAAATAGAAAAATTTCTTAG
- the cheB gene encoding chemotaxis-specific protein-glutamate methyltransferase CheB, whose protein sequence is MKDFDRLTRDEFDYLKKYLLNKTGIVISDNREVFFETRLYRFLSKHQIKTWSELISLLKQNKAVEIIEEFIPYLTTNKTHFFREIDHFKYLDNEFLPEIEEKKDIYAWCAASSTGEEVYTISVVLNEYFSKKSNKPNIYVLGSDIDYSVLNIAKRGVYSHIKIDKELDVYNLKNYLLKGSGVNSGHYKFVDQIQKNTKFMEVNLIDNSTFPKMKFDIIFLRNVLIYFDTQTVKKVVQNVSHCLNDQGVLILGLSEGLKMDIPHLEYLGKSIYRMRSRVKIKNSSSNESKHKTLRSINNKTVLIVDDSKSMQKILKKVIEENSDMKVVGLADNAKHASELIEQLKPDVLTLDMKMPDIDGIEFLEKILPQIQHDMGVVVVSSYNKDDFNFCLRALELGAFEYLEKPAFKNMKNMAPHLISCLKNAPKFREILKIKKKITRNKSRTSFHNENDLIVIGASTGGVVAIKDLLTQFPNHIPPVVIVQHIPGLFSKKFADRLNDLYEFSVVEASDNQEILPNTVYIAPGGKQLKMKCINGRYKVQITDDPPVNRHRPSVDYFFNSLSECIHQDTKVYAIILTGMGRDGASGLLSLKKKGCFTIAQDEESSVVFGMPRAAIELEAANYIESLEDIPSRIFDLIKKKAA, encoded by the coding sequence ATGAAAGATTTTGATAGACTCACAAGAGACGAATTTGATTATCTAAAGAAATATCTTTTAAATAAAACAGGTATTGTCATCTCTGATAACCGTGAAGTTTTTTTTGAAACAAGGTTATACCGATTTCTTTCAAAACACCAAATCAAAACATGGTCGGAATTGATTTCTCTGCTTAAACAAAACAAGGCAGTAGAAATAATTGAAGAATTTATTCCCTATTTAACTACAAACAAGACTCATTTTTTTAGAGAAATTGATCATTTTAAATATCTCGATAATGAGTTTTTACCAGAAATTGAAGAGAAAAAAGATATTTATGCTTGGTGTGCAGCATCTTCAACAGGAGAAGAAGTATATACAATTTCAGTCGTTCTAAATGAGTATTTTTCAAAGAAAAGTAATAAACCAAATATATACGTACTTGGTTCAGATATTGATTACAGTGTCCTTAATATAGCTAAACGAGGGGTTTATTCACATATTAAGATTGACAAAGAACTTGATGTTTATAACTTAAAAAATTATTTATTAAAAGGTTCAGGGGTAAACTCAGGACACTATAAATTTGTTGATCAAATTCAAAAAAACACGAAGTTTATGGAAGTGAACCTTATAGACAATTCAACCTTCCCCAAAATGAAATTTGACATTATTTTTTTAAGAAATGTCCTCATTTACTTTGATACTCAAACCGTAAAAAAGGTCGTTCAAAACGTTTCACATTGTCTAAATGATCAGGGTGTTTTAATTCTTGGATTATCTGAAGGATTAAAGATGGATATCCCTCATCTTGAATATTTAGGAAAATCTATCTACAGAATGAGATCTAGAGTTAAAATAAAGAATTCATCTTCAAATGAATCAAAACATAAGACATTGAGAAGTATCAATAATAAAACGGTATTGATAGTTGATGACTCAAAGTCAATGCAAAAAATTTTAAAAAAAGTGATAGAAGAGAATTCAGACATGAAAGTAGTTGGACTTGCTGATAATGCAAAACATGCAAGTGAACTCATTGAGCAATTAAAACCAGACGTTTTAACACTTGATATGAAAATGCCTGATATTGATGGGATTGAATTTCTAGAAAAAATTCTTCCACAAATTCAACACGATATGGGGGTTGTTGTCGTCAGTTCATATAATAAAGATGATTTTAATTTTTGTTTAAGAGCACTGGAACTAGGTGCATTTGAATATCTTGAAAAACCAGCGTTTAAAAATATGAAAAATATGGCACCTCATTTAATAAGTTGCCTGAAAAATGCTCCCAAATTTAGAGAAATTCTTAAAATAAAAAAGAAAATAACAAGAAATAAAAGCAGAACATCATTTCATAATGAGAATGATTTAATTGTCATTGGCGCCTCTACCGGTGGCGTTGTTGCTATAAAAGACCTTTTAACACAATTTCCAAATCATATTCCTCCGGTTGTGATAGTTCAACACATTCCAGGTTTATTTTCAAAAAAGTTTGCAGACAGATTAAATGATCTTTATGAATTTAGTGTTGTGGAGGCCTCAGATAATCAAGAAATATTACCTAATACTGTCTACATTGCACCTGGAGGGAAACAACTAAAAATGAAATGTATTAATGGCAGATATAAAGTTCAAATTACAGATGATCCGCCAGTTAATCGGCACAGACCTTCTGTTGACTATTTTTTCAATTCTTTAAGTGAATGCATTCACCAGGATACAAAGGTATATGCAATTATTTTAACCGGCATGGGCAGAGATGGTGCATCTGGACTACTCAGTCTCAAAAAGAAAGGCTGTTTTACCATTGCTCAAGACGAAGAATCGTCAGTTGTCTTTGGGATGCCAAGGGCCGCAATTGAACTTGAAGCAGCAAATTATATCGAATCTTTAGAAGATATTCCGAGCAGAATTTTTGATTTGATCAAAAAAAAGGCGGCATAG
- a CDS encoding chemotaxis protein CheA, whose product MIDSDDDFLNEIRNDFLAEAGDMVEQAEECFIGFEKNPNDTENMEHILRLFHSLKGSSFAVSFDNLANFSHKAEDFIIAIKNKEIQPNEQAVDTLLFCNDIIAKGIKTLKSGKDDSSVYEEALARLQQFSDNNELHIVKEVLPQPKKEDNRFDKTEMSDEDALRLIKEMQGESSQKEEEKKTQKIQEKESLKDVQKSNDSQKDVDNSIKVGMDKIDNLLDSLGEQIIWQKKMSYLLKGDVEKNKEEIFSVVHNLEKITYELQQNSMSLRMINLQTTFRRLERVARETSKNLSKKINFVKEGENNELDKTIVDSLINPLTHMIRNAIDHGLEENKDRLSIGKPEEGLVKLKAFRQGGFFFIEITDDGKGLDKEAIYQKAISKGIISKNDELNEGQIFNLIFTNGFSTKEVATDVSGRGVGMDVVKQMFHTLKGSCEIRSEKGKGTTFSVKLPLALAMFQGIILKVSDKQFIMPNSDFRETGEVRISEIQETNKSKQVIKYKNTVMPVISLREKFKLGTYNGEQRCLGAVVPFENKEYILLFDDLISQERIVLKKLLPNVESINGIVGGTILGDGNVALVLETREIIENYKLGA is encoded by the coding sequence ATGATCGATTCTGATGATGATTTTCTAAACGAGATAAGAAACGACTTCCTGGCCGAGGCAGGAGATATGGTGGAGCAGGCAGAGGAATGCTTTATTGGCTTTGAAAAAAATCCTAATGATACTGAAAATATGGAACATATTCTTAGACTATTTCATAGTTTAAAAGGATCTAGCTTTGCTGTAAGTTTTGACAACTTGGCCAACTTTTCACATAAGGCCGAAGACTTTATAATCGCCATAAAAAATAAAGAAATTCAACCCAATGAGCAGGCCGTAGATACCCTCCTTTTTTGTAATGATATAATTGCAAAAGGAATAAAGACATTAAAATCAGGAAAAGATGATTCATCTGTCTACGAAGAAGCGTTGGCCAGGTTGCAACAATTTTCAGATAATAATGAGTTACATATTGTAAAAGAAGTTCTACCTCAGCCTAAAAAAGAAGACAATAGATTTGATAAAACTGAGATGAGTGATGAAGACGCACTAAGACTTATTAAAGAAATGCAAGGAGAGAGCTCTCAGAAAGAAGAAGAGAAGAAAACACAAAAAATTCAAGAAAAAGAATCGTTGAAAGATGTACAGAAGTCAAATGACAGTCAAAAAGATGTAGATAATTCAATAAAAGTAGGAATGGATAAAATTGATAATTTACTTGATTCGCTGGGAGAACAGATAATTTGGCAAAAAAAGATGAGTTATCTTCTAAAGGGAGATGTAGAAAAAAATAAAGAAGAAATATTTTCAGTGGTTCATAATCTAGAAAAAATAACATACGAGCTACAACAAAATTCGATGTCATTAAGAATGATAAATTTACAAACAACGTTTCGAAGACTTGAAAGGGTTGCGAGAGAAACATCAAAGAATTTATCAAAAAAAATAAATTTTGTGAAAGAGGGTGAAAATAATGAATTAGACAAGACGATTGTTGATTCATTGATAAATCCATTAACTCATATGATAAGAAATGCAATCGATCATGGCCTTGAAGAAAATAAAGATCGTCTGTCAATAGGTAAACCAGAAGAAGGTTTAGTAAAACTTAAAGCTTTTAGACAAGGTGGATTTTTTTTCATTGAAATTACTGATGATGGTAAAGGATTAGATAAAGAGGCCATTTATCAAAAGGCCATTAGCAAAGGAATTATAAGTAAAAATGATGAGTTAAATGAAGGACAGATATTTAATCTTATCTTCACAAATGGATTTTCAACGAAAGAAGTTGCAACAGACGTTTCGGGACGAGGTGTTGGAATGGATGTTGTGAAGCAAATGTTTCATACACTTAAGGGTTCTTGCGAGATACGCTCTGAAAAAGGAAAGGGAACGACTTTCTCTGTTAAGCTTCCGTTAGCTCTTGCAATGTTTCAGGGGATTATACTTAAAGTCTCTGACAAACAATTTATCATGCCAAATTCTGATTTTAGAGAAACTGGTGAAGTTAGAATTTCAGAAATACAAGAAACAAATAAATCAAAACAAGTTATAAAGTATAAAAATACAGTAATGCCTGTGATTTCTTTGAGAGAGAAATTTAAACTTGGCACGTACAATGGTGAGCAGCGATGTCTTGGGGCAGTGGTTCCATTTGAAAATAAAGAATATATCCTTTTGTTTGATGACCTTATATCTCAAGAAAGGATTGTCTTAAAAAAATTACTTCCCAACGTTGAAAGTATAAATGGAATTGTTGGTGGTACAATCCTTGGAGATGGTAATGTGGCGCTTGTTTTAGAAACGAGAGAAATAATTGAAAATTATAAACTGGGTGCTTAA
- a CDS encoding phospho-N-acetylmuramoyl-pentapeptide-transferase has translation MFYHYLYQLSDNYTVFNIFRYITFRSVMSFLVATTVSILWGKFFIRYMQRKQFGQIIRNEGPESHFKKAGTPTMGGVFIIGTVFISIFLCGNFLSAPFLATLFVLFSYFVLGFIDDYTKVLKKNTKGVSAKGKLAWQFCTALLVGYFLIQKEIIDTNLYLPFVKGPVIDLGYFYIIFISLVVVGSSNAVNLTDGLDGLAIGPIITSAATLGLMAYVAGHKELSEYLLIPYVENVGELTIFAAALIGAGVGFLWYNSYPAQIFMGDVGSLSLGGVLGIMAVCTKNEFLFFIIGGIFVIETLSVILQVGSYKLRKKRIFKMAPIHHHFELLGWPEPKVIVRFWIISIFLAIFAIATLKMR, from the coding sequence ATGTTTTATCACTATCTTTACCAACTTTCTGATAACTACACTGTATTCAACATCTTTCGCTACATTACCTTTAGATCAGTCATGTCTTTTTTAGTGGCCACGACAGTATCAATTTTATGGGGAAAATTTTTTATTCGGTATATGCAACGCAAACAATTTGGGCAAATCATCAGAAATGAAGGGCCTGAGTCTCATTTTAAAAAGGCCGGAACACCAACTATGGGTGGAGTGTTCATTATAGGTACTGTTTTTATCAGTATATTCTTATGTGGAAATTTCTTATCAGCTCCTTTTTTAGCTACTTTATTTGTACTGTTTTCATACTTTGTCTTAGGCTTCATAGATGATTATACGAAAGTACTTAAAAAAAATACTAAAGGGGTTTCAGCTAAAGGAAAACTTGCATGGCAGTTTTGCACTGCCTTACTAGTTGGTTATTTTCTTATTCAAAAAGAAATCATTGATACAAATCTGTATCTACCCTTTGTGAAAGGACCTGTTATTGATTTAGGATATTTTTATATAATTTTTATTTCCCTTGTCGTTGTTGGTTCAAGTAATGCTGTCAATTTAACCGATGGACTTGATGGCCTGGCCATTGGACCAATCATTACCAGTGCGGCCACTCTTGGGTTAATGGCATATGTTGCTGGGCATAAAGAACTTTCTGAGTATCTTTTAATACCCTATGTCGAAAATGTCGGTGAGTTAACTATTTTTGCAGCGGCCTTAATTGGTGCCGGAGTAGGTTTTTTGTGGTACAACTCGTATCCAGCGCAAATATTCATGGGGGATGTGGGTTCCCTATCCCTCGGTGGCGTATTAGGCATAATGGCCGTGTGTACAAAAAATGAATTCCTCTTTTTCATAATTGGAGGAATTTTCGTAATAGAGACTTTATCGGTCATATTACAAGTAGGTTCATATAAGTTAAGGAAAAAGAGAATATTCAAAATGGCCCCGATACATCACCATTTTGAATTACTCGGATGGCCCGAACCGAAAGTTATAGTAAGATTTTGGATCATAAGTATATTTTTGGCCATATTTGCAATTGCTACTTTGAAGATGCGTTAA
- the murD gene encoding UDP-N-acetylmuramoyl-L-alanine--D-glutamate ligase: protein MERFRGKKILVVGIGKTGFALINFFNKLECEIRVTDIKPIFDLNKAVKKLKKIKPALLMTFGEHREEDFLEADVVVYSQAVDPDLPQLQLARQNEREVYSEFELGNLLCTKPVIAICGSYGRTTVAHMIGYTLKMEGKNCFVGGTPESPFIEYSTMPNKEDVDYVIVEVSAVNMKSLRNFRPKMVVFTNITDKHPSKQFKSTGEFIETKLSITKALTPEETLVINFDSLANNTFLRNANCQTYWYSRRSFMKMGVMNEIQGTHFHDRRIHSNINYHSEFKVNRMRIVGQENRENLLAAITACKALDVSDESIQLCIEKFPGIPHRLEFLMEKNGVSFYNDSKSEDMPSLCHSLEAFKSPVILIAGGKDDEEIDYEEYADEIIAGSRVLVLVGESKERFNRAVGDHPATFIVGSFEESVLFAYQKSRTGDTIVLSPGNPATDFFRDYEERGNYFKKLVYQL from the coding sequence ATGGAAAGATTTAGAGGTAAAAAAATTCTCGTTGTAGGCATTGGCAAAACTGGTTTTGCCCTTATTAATTTCTTTAATAAGCTCGAATGCGAAATTCGTGTGACAGATATAAAACCCATTTTTGATTTAAATAAAGCAGTTAAAAAGTTAAAGAAAATTAAACCTGCACTTCTTATGACTTTTGGGGAACACCGTGAGGAAGATTTTTTAGAAGCAGACGTTGTCGTTTACTCACAGGCCGTTGATCCAGATCTTCCTCAATTGCAATTGGCCAGACAAAATGAACGTGAAGTTTATAGTGAATTTGAATTAGGAAATTTATTGTGCACTAAGCCTGTGATTGCTATTTGTGGAAGTTATGGAAGAACCACTGTGGCACATATGATAGGATACACTCTTAAAATGGAAGGGAAAAATTGTTTTGTTGGAGGAACTCCCGAATCTCCTTTTATTGAATATTCAACAATGCCAAATAAAGAAGATGTAGACTACGTAATTGTTGAAGTTTCTGCTGTGAATATGAAATCTCTTCGAAACTTCCGCCCAAAAATGGTTGTCTTTACAAATATCACTGATAAACATCCAAGCAAGCAATTTAAATCTACCGGCGAGTTTATTGAAACTAAATTGAGTATTACTAAAGCGCTTACGCCAGAAGAAACACTTGTCATTAATTTTGACTCCTTGGCCAATAATACATTTCTAAGAAATGCAAATTGCCAAACCTACTGGTATTCAAGACGTTCTTTTATGAAAATGGGTGTCATGAATGAAATTCAAGGAACTCATTTTCACGATAGACGAATTCACTCAAATATAAATTATCATTCTGAATTTAAAGTAAACCGGATGAGAATCGTTGGACAGGAAAACAGAGAAAACTTACTCGCTGCAATTACTGCTTGTAAGGCATTGGATGTTTCTGATGAATCTATTCAGTTATGTATAGAGAAGTTTCCAGGTATTCCACACCGGCTTGAATTTTTAATGGAAAAAAATGGAGTGTCTTTCTACAATGACTCAAAATCTGAAGACATGCCTTCTTTATGTCACTCTCTCGAGGCCTTTAAGTCACCTGTGATTTTAATTGCAGGAGGTAAGGATGATGAAGAAATCGACTATGAAGAATATGCTGATGAAATAATTGCAGGTTCTCGTGTTCTTGTACTGGTTGGAGAGTCTAAGGAAAGATTCAACCGGGCCGTGGGGGATCATCCTGCTACATTCATTGTGGGTTCTTTTGAAGAATCAGTCTTATTTGCTTATCAAAAATCTAGAACAGGTGATACAATAGTACTCTCTCCCGGAAATCCGGCCACTGACTTTTTTAGGGATTATGAAGAGAGGGGAAATTACTTTAAAAAGTTAGTTTACCAACTTTAG
- a CDS encoding chemotaxis protein CheW — protein sequence MNEQENNLKQLKIKKYLEVSILDKKYCIPLKDVREVVPRFEISTVPLTPKYFKGLINLRGRILSVIDLGHRLNYKDIEVVPKMTCIVIVSIGGIEIGVLVEEVLCVCSIEDKDIEEVSTNDKNNEFITGIIKTDNSGELRFLIDLSKALDIKIIQSMMLSNATGT from the coding sequence ATGAACGAACAAGAAAATAATTTAAAACAACTCAAAATTAAAAAATACCTGGAAGTTTCTATTCTGGATAAAAAATACTGCATCCCTCTCAAGGATGTACGAGAAGTTGTCCCTAGATTTGAAATATCTACTGTACCTTTAACTCCAAAGTATTTTAAAGGTCTAATTAATTTACGAGGTAGAATCCTTTCAGTAATTGATCTTGGGCATAGACTTAACTATAAAGATATTGAGGTTGTTCCTAAAATGACTTGTATTGTAATCGTTTCAATTGGTGGAATTGAGATAGGTGTATTAGTTGAAGAAGTTCTTTGTGTTTGCAGTATAGAAGATAAGGATATAGAGGAAGTCTCAACAAATGATAAAAATAATGAATTTATAACTGGAATTATTAAAACTGATAATTCAGGTGAATTAAGATTTTTAATAGATCTTTCAAAGGCACTAGATATCAAAATTATACAGAGCATGATGTTAAGTAATGCTACAGGCACATAA
- the ftsW gene encoding putative lipid II flippase FtsW: MEYGSSTKNLNIKIFYVVLAMLTIFGLIMVYSSSYIFAKDSFDNSLYFINKQLLFVATGVVIAFFVSKTKITFWLKYSSAFLLCCALMVLFTLLPHIGIEVKGATRWINVGLFNFQPSEIFKFVLLLFCVDFFGRFEQFNSKEKIKKGIYILLSTSLLLIQPDYGSFFICICMVGLICFISNFPRKLFFILLSVNSILITILLFTKTYRVKRLLTYLDPWADAQSSGFQIIQSYLAFAHGSIFGQGLGNSNEKLFYLPESHNDFIFSVIGEEFGFVGILILSLMFLVLLYVGLKLSFDVQEKLFGLVMSSTLFLIIFQAFLNMAVVLGLLPTKGLNLPFISYGGSSLISNFFGIGLVLSSYNSSLKRNF; encoded by the coding sequence GTGGAATATGGAAGTTCTACAAAAAATTTAAATATTAAAATATTCTATGTTGTACTGGCCATGCTGACTATTTTTGGTTTAATCATGGTCTATTCTTCAAGTTATATTTTTGCAAAAGATAGCTTCGACAATTCTCTTTATTTTATTAATAAGCAATTATTATTTGTTGCAACTGGAGTTGTGATTGCTTTTTTTGTATCAAAAACAAAAATTACTTTCTGGTTAAAATATTCTTCTGCTTTCTTATTGTGTTGCGCACTAATGGTTCTATTTACCTTACTACCCCATATTGGAATCGAGGTAAAAGGTGCTACCAGATGGATAAATGTAGGCTTGTTTAATTTTCAACCAAGTGAGATATTCAAATTTGTTCTTTTACTATTTTGTGTTGATTTTTTTGGTAGATTTGAACAATTCAACTCTAAAGAAAAGATTAAAAAGGGAATATATATATTATTGTCGACATCGTTGCTATTAATTCAACCTGACTACGGGTCTTTTTTTATATGCATTTGTATGGTTGGTTTAATTTGTTTTATATCTAATTTCCCAAGGAAACTTTTTTTTATACTTCTATCAGTCAATTCTATATTAATAACTATTTTGTTATTTACAAAAACCTACAGAGTAAAAAGACTTTTAACTTATCTTGATCCCTGGGCCGATGCTCAGTCTTCTGGTTTTCAGATTATCCAATCTTACCTTGCGTTTGCACACGGAAGTATTTTTGGACAGGGCCTAGGTAATAGTAATGAAAAACTCTTTTATCTTCCTGAATCTCATAATGATTTTATTTTTAGCGTGATTGGTGAGGAATTTGGTTTTGTTGGCATTTTAATTTTAAGTCTAATGTTTCTAGTACTATTATATGTTGGGTTAAAATTATCCTTTGATGTCCAGGAAAAACTATTTGGGCTAGTAATGAGCTCAACTTTGTTTTTAATCATTTTTCAAGCATTTCTCAATATGGCCGTAGTCCTTGGTCTTTTGCCTACTAAGGGGTTGAATTTACCATTTATTAGTTATGGTGGATCTTCGTTAATTTCCAACTTTTTCGGTATAGGACTTGTACTTTCAAGTTATAATAGTTCTTTAAAAAGAAATTTCTAA